The sequence below is a genomic window from Verrucomicrobiota bacterium.
ACTGGTCGCCCTCTACTTCGCCGGTCTCCTCTGGATCGTGAAGTGGGCCTCGCGCCAGCAAAAAACCACGGCCGACTACTTTCTGGCCGGTCGCCACGCGGGCTGGTTCGTGGTCGGCGCCTCTCTCTTCGCTTCCAATATCGGCTCCGAACACATCGTGGGCCTGGCCGGCAATGGCGCGGAGAGCGGGCTGGCCATGGCCCACTGGGAACTGCACGCCTGGATCATGGTCTTGCTGGGCTGGGTCTTCGTGCCCTTCTACTACCAGAGCGGCGTCTACACCATGCCGCAATTCCTGGAAAAGCGCTTCAATTCGCAGACCCGATGGGTGCTCTCCCTCGTCAGTCTGATTGCCTACGTCTTCACGAAAGTGTCGGTCACCGTCTACGCCGGGGCTATTGTCTTCAAGGCCTTGCTCCCGGACGCATTCGGCTCGCCGGACAATGCCTTCTGGGTGGGCGCTTTCACCACCGTCATCCTGACCGGCGTCTACACCATCTTCGGCGGGCTGCGGGCCGTTCTCTACACCGAGGTGGCGCAAACCGTCGTGCTCCTGCTGGGCTCGGTCTTCATCACCCTCTTTGGCCTGCAAGCCCTGGGAGGCTGGAGCGCGCTCGTGGAGCTGGCCTCCGAGCGCAGGGACGACTACGCCCTCTGGCGACCACTGACTGGCCAGGACGCCGCGGGCCAGACCATCCCCTGGTGGCAAAATGACAACTTCCCCTGGCTCGGCATCCTGATCGCCTCCCCCGTGGTCGGCATCTGGTATTGGTGCACGGACCAATACATCGTGCAGCGAACGCTGGCCGCCAAGAGCCTGAGCGACGCCCGGCGCGGCGCGCTCTGGGGCGGGTTCCTCAAGGTCTGGCCGGTTTTCATCTTCCTCATCCCGGGAGTCATCGGCCTGGCGCTTCATCAAAAGGGCCTGCTGGACATCCCCCTCAAGGAGGGGAGCGCATTGGACATCGATGGGGACCAAGTCTTCGCCACCATGGTCTCGAATCTTCTGCCGGTGGGCTTGCGGGGCTTGGTGGTGGCCGGGCTCATGTCCGCGCTCATGAGTTCCCTGGCCTCGCTCTTCAACAGTTGCGCCACCC
It includes:
- a CDS encoding sodium:solute symporter; the encoded protein is MQGLDWALVALYFAGLLWIVKWASRQQKTTADYFLAGRHAGWFVVGASLFASNIGSEHIVGLAGNGAESGLAMAHWELHAWIMVLLGWVFVPFYYQSGVYTMPQFLEKRFNSQTRWVLSLVSLIAYVFTKVSVTVYAGAIVFKALLPDAFGSPDNAFWVGAFTTVILTGVYTIFGGLRAVLYTEVAQTVVLLLGSVFITLFGLQALGGWSALVELASERRDDYALWRPLTGQDAAGQTIPWWQNDNFPWLGILIASPVVGIWYWCTDQYIVQRTLAAKSLSDARRGALWGGFLKVWPVFIFLIPGVIGLALHQKGLLDIPLKEGSALDIDGDQVFATMVSNLLPVGLRGLVVAGLMSALMSSLASLFNSCATLFTIDIYQKLRPGRLEAEYVRVGRWATAVVVGAGLIWIPIMKAMAGGGIYKYLQNVQGYLAPPITAVFLLGLFWRRINATGALWGLLVGFFLGMGKLAIEAWVASRGIETGLLADIASFSFLYYSGVLLLLSTSLIIGLSYLSPPPLKSQTDGLTWGGLSASDKRAIRESWDQRDLWATVLVLGLVVGVYLYFSFWLG